One part of the Girardinichthys multiradiatus isolate DD_20200921_A chromosome 10, DD_fGirMul_XY1, whole genome shotgun sequence genome encodes these proteins:
- the LOC124875386 gene encoding alpha-1,6-mannosylglycoprotein 6-beta-N-acetylglucosaminyltransferase B-like isoform X2, with the protein MRVALRPRSGFLVLCLCLSVATLLLQSLWVPLEMTRGEAAAAAGRSPEQSDDPRLHRLAVRLEALNTQVQRLSSKTRLNRNDFSLLLQSFRQDQQGLAHLVERELQKVSQRLDRLALHHHHHHQASTSTPHMYIGPYNSKGLNKKCEVPTDPAYPVCAEKVEFLRAWWQSDPCYAFYGVDGSTCSILVYLSQMEDFCPAQPGENHTAVPWHHKTPSYTKKAMIRDTLSPLYEVISNSSSPAVKFIQSRVERMSERWTWAGKKMKQSRIKTVTPQMKVLLYLGALVGSVGQRFEATIDRGGPLGELVQWADLSACLTILGHNLTFSTSQHQLHSLIGAAPGQGSCPIQRPLTFDLIYTDYHGLAHLHRAMGLAFQHYQILDSFGTEPAFNLASYAHIRGYKTLWGSWGLQPLQYMTMFPHTPDNSFLGFVSEEVVKKEVRDGGLKPESYKKDRIAVVYGKQEYMWQGKSEYVEVISKELEIHGTVYQPPGQTSSLPSFVKNHGLLSQENFLQLLRRAKVFVGLGFPYEGPAPFEAISLGCVFLQPRFDPPHSSHNNDFYKGKPTTRQITSQHPYAEQFIAKPYVWTVDMTNRTDIREAVKSILKTKGGRGASAYLQQSWGKRQGTPWTGHQSVTHSNPGPSCCRVKPFTPLEFTCLGMLERVRNYITHQNFCGKSVATWPPESALRVHLGPLGESCVDVCQHSSLVCEPAFFHHLNTPDIFSRLRLGCSSTVQEVSHLFPSYSPWGRLCGLQQEPLLFSCAGSDSSHRRLCPCRSHHE; encoded by the exons ATGCGTGTTGCACTGCGGCCTCGTAG TGGCTTCTTGGTGCTATGTCTGTGCTTGTCTGTGGCCaccctgctgctgcagagcctcTGGGTGCCACTTGAGATGACCAGGggtgaagctgctgctgctgctgggagaTCTCCTGAACAga GTGATGATCCTCGCCTCCACAGGCTGGCTGTTCGATTGGAGGCCTTGAACACTCAGGTGCAGAGACTGAGCAGTAAGACCCGGCTGAACAGGAATGATTTCAGTTTACTGCTGCAGAG CTTCAGACAAGACCAGCAGGGATTGGCTCACCTGGTAGAGAGGGAGCTGCAGAAAGTATCTCAGAGACTCGATCGGCTCGcccttcatcatcatcaccaccatCAGGCTTCCACATCGACTCCACACATGTACATCGGACCTTATAACAGTAAAG GACTTAATAAGAAGTGTGAGGTGCCAACAGATCCAGCCTATCCAGTGTGTGCCGAGAAGGTGGAG TTCCTGAGGGCATGGTGGCAATCAGACCCCTGTTATGCATTTTATGGGGTGGATGGCTCCACCTGCTCCATATTGGTGTATCTTAGTCAGATGGAAGACTTTTGTCCAGCCCAACCTGGAGAGAACCACACAGCAGTGCCGTGGCATCACAAAACTCCTTCCTATACGAAGAAG GCTATGATACGTGATACTTTAAGCCCGCTGTACGAGGTaatcagcaacagcagcagtcCGGCAGTAAAGTTCATCCAATCCAGAGTGGAGAGGATGTCTGAAAGGTGGACCTGGGctgggaaaaaaatgaaacagagcAGAATCAAGACAGTCACACCTCAGATGAAG GTGCTGCTTTATCTCGGTGCCCTGGTCGGCAGTGTTGGCCAGCGTTTTGAAGCAACAATAGACAGAGGTGGTCCTCTTGGAGAACTGGTCCAGTGGGCTGACCTCAGTGCCTGCCTGACCATCTTGGGACATAACCTGACCTTCAGCACTTCACAGCATCAACTCCACAG CCTGATAGGCGCTGCTCCGGGTCAGGGCAGCTGTCCTATCCAGAGACCTCTCACCTTTGACCTCATCTATACAGACTACCATGGGCTTGCTCACCTCCATAGAGCTATGGGACTGGCTTTCCAACATTACCA GATCCTGGATTCATTTGGCACAGAACCAGCCTTTAACTTGGCAAGTTATGCACATATTCGTGGATATAAAACCCTGTGGGGTAGCTGGGGTCTCCAACCTTTGCAGTATATGACAATGTTCC CTCATACCCCTGATAACTCCTTCCTGGGCTTTGTTAGTGAAGAGGTGGTGAAGAAGGAGGTGAGGGATGGCGGGCTCAAGCCAGAGAGCTACAAGAAAGACAGGATAGCAGTGGTCTATGGCAAACAGGAATACATGTGGCAG GGTAAATCTGAATATGTGGAGGTGATCAGCAAGGAACTGGAGATTCATGGCACAGTTTACCAACCTCCAGGACAGACTTCTAGTCTACCCAGTTTCGTCAAAAACCACGGACTTTTGTCTCAGGAAAACTTCCTGCAGCTTCTCCGCAGAGCAAAG GTGTTTGTAGGTCTTGGATTTCCCTATGAGGGTCCTGCTCCTTTTGAGGCAATATCTCTGGGCTGTGTGTTTCTGCAGCCACGGTTTGACCCTCCACACTCATCCCACAACAACGACTTCTACAAAGGCAAGCCCACTACAAGACAG ATTACTTCCCAGCATCCTTATGCTGAGCAGTTCATCGCTAAACCATATGTGTGGACTGTGGACATGACCAACAGGACGGACATTAGGGAAGCAGTCAAGTCGATTCTAAAAACTAAG GGTGGCAGGGGGGCTagcgcctatctccagcagtcatggggcaagaggcagggtacaccctggacaggccacCAGTCCGTCACCCATTCAaaccctggaccttcttgctgcagg GTGAAGCCTTTCACTCCTCTAGAGTTCACTTGCTTGGGAATGTTGGAGCGAGTACGTAATTACATCACTCACCAG AACTTCTGTGGTAAATCTGTCGCTACATGGCCTCCAGAAAGTGCTCTGAGGGTTCATCTGGGTCCACTGGGTGAGtcctgtgtggatgtgtgtcaGCACTCCTCCCTCgtgtgtgaacctgctttcttTCACCACCTCAACACCCCTGACATATTTAGCAG GCTCAGATTGGGTTGTTCCAGCACGGTgcaggaagtcagccatttgTTTCCTTCTTACAGCCCATGGGGGCGTCTATGTGGCCTCCAGCAGGAGCCTCTGCTCTTCAGCTGCGCTGGATCTGACTCTTCACATCGCAGACTATGTCCTTGTAGAAGTCACCATGAATAA
- the LOC124875386 gene encoding alpha-1,6-mannosylglycoprotein 6-beta-N-acetylglucosaminyltransferase B-like isoform X3 has product MRVALRPRSGFLVLCLCLSVATLLLQSLWVPLEMTRGEAAAAAGRSPEQSDDPRLHRLAVRLEALNTQVQRLSSKTRLNRNDFSLLLQSFRQDQQGLAHLVERELQKVSQRLDRLALHHHHHHQASTSTPHMYIGPYNSKGLNKKCEVPTDPAYPVCAEKVEFLRAWWQSDPCYAFYGVDGSTCSILVYLSQMEDFCPAQPGENHTAVPWHHKTPSYTKKAMIRDTLSPLYEVISNSSSPAVKFIQSRVERMSERWTWAGKKMKQSRIKTVTPQMKVLLYLGALVGSVGQRFEATIDRGGPLGELVQWADLSACLTILGHNLTFSTSQHQLHSLIGAAPGQGSCPIQRPLTFDLIYTDYHGLAHLHRAMGLAFQHYQCRFRILDSFGTEPAFNLASYAHIRGYKTLWGSWGLQPLQYMTMFPHTPDNSFLGFVSEEVVKKEVRDGGLKPESYKKDRIAVVYGKQEYMWQGKSEYVEVISKELEIHGTVYQPPGQTSSLPSFVKNHGLLSQENFLQLLRRAKVFVGLGFPYEGPAPFEAISLGCVFLQPRFDPPHSSHNNDFYKGKPTTRQITSQHPYAEQFIAKPYVWTVDMTNRTDIREAVKSILKTKVKPFTPLEFTCLGMLERVRNYITHQNFCGKSVATWPPESALRVHLGPLGESCVDVCQHSSLVCEPAFFHHLNTPDIFSRLRLGCSSTVQEVSHLFPSYSPWGRLCGLQQEPLLFSCAGSDSSHRRLCPCRSHHE; this is encoded by the exons ATGCGTGTTGCACTGCGGCCTCGTAG TGGCTTCTTGGTGCTATGTCTGTGCTTGTCTGTGGCCaccctgctgctgcagagcctcTGGGTGCCACTTGAGATGACCAGGggtgaagctgctgctgctgctgggagaTCTCCTGAACAga GTGATGATCCTCGCCTCCACAGGCTGGCTGTTCGATTGGAGGCCTTGAACACTCAGGTGCAGAGACTGAGCAGTAAGACCCGGCTGAACAGGAATGATTTCAGTTTACTGCTGCAGAG CTTCAGACAAGACCAGCAGGGATTGGCTCACCTGGTAGAGAGGGAGCTGCAGAAAGTATCTCAGAGACTCGATCGGCTCGcccttcatcatcatcaccaccatCAGGCTTCCACATCGACTCCACACATGTACATCGGACCTTATAACAGTAAAG GACTTAATAAGAAGTGTGAGGTGCCAACAGATCCAGCCTATCCAGTGTGTGCCGAGAAGGTGGAG TTCCTGAGGGCATGGTGGCAATCAGACCCCTGTTATGCATTTTATGGGGTGGATGGCTCCACCTGCTCCATATTGGTGTATCTTAGTCAGATGGAAGACTTTTGTCCAGCCCAACCTGGAGAGAACCACACAGCAGTGCCGTGGCATCACAAAACTCCTTCCTATACGAAGAAG GCTATGATACGTGATACTTTAAGCCCGCTGTACGAGGTaatcagcaacagcagcagtcCGGCAGTAAAGTTCATCCAATCCAGAGTGGAGAGGATGTCTGAAAGGTGGACCTGGGctgggaaaaaaatgaaacagagcAGAATCAAGACAGTCACACCTCAGATGAAG GTGCTGCTTTATCTCGGTGCCCTGGTCGGCAGTGTTGGCCAGCGTTTTGAAGCAACAATAGACAGAGGTGGTCCTCTTGGAGAACTGGTCCAGTGGGCTGACCTCAGTGCCTGCCTGACCATCTTGGGACATAACCTGACCTTCAGCACTTCACAGCATCAACTCCACAG CCTGATAGGCGCTGCTCCGGGTCAGGGCAGCTGTCCTATCCAGAGACCTCTCACCTTTGACCTCATCTATACAGACTACCATGGGCTTGCTCACCTCCATAGAGCTATGGGACTGGCTTTCCAACATTACCA GTGTCGTTTCAGGATCCTGGATTCATTTGGCACAGAACCAGCCTTTAACTTGGCAAGTTATGCACATATTCGTGGATATAAAACCCTGTGGGGTAGCTGGGGTCTCCAACCTTTGCAGTATATGACAATGTTCC CTCATACCCCTGATAACTCCTTCCTGGGCTTTGTTAGTGAAGAGGTGGTGAAGAAGGAGGTGAGGGATGGCGGGCTCAAGCCAGAGAGCTACAAGAAAGACAGGATAGCAGTGGTCTATGGCAAACAGGAATACATGTGGCAG GGTAAATCTGAATATGTGGAGGTGATCAGCAAGGAACTGGAGATTCATGGCACAGTTTACCAACCTCCAGGACAGACTTCTAGTCTACCCAGTTTCGTCAAAAACCACGGACTTTTGTCTCAGGAAAACTTCCTGCAGCTTCTCCGCAGAGCAAAG GTGTTTGTAGGTCTTGGATTTCCCTATGAGGGTCCTGCTCCTTTTGAGGCAATATCTCTGGGCTGTGTGTTTCTGCAGCCACGGTTTGACCCTCCACACTCATCCCACAACAACGACTTCTACAAAGGCAAGCCCACTACAAGACAG ATTACTTCCCAGCATCCTTATGCTGAGCAGTTCATCGCTAAACCATATGTGTGGACTGTGGACATGACCAACAGGACGGACATTAGGGAAGCAGTCAAGTCGATTCTAAAAACTAAG GTGAAGCCTTTCACTCCTCTAGAGTTCACTTGCTTGGGAATGTTGGAGCGAGTACGTAATTACATCACTCACCAG AACTTCTGTGGTAAATCTGTCGCTACATGGCCTCCAGAAAGTGCTCTGAGGGTTCATCTGGGTCCACTGGGTGAGtcctgtgtggatgtgtgtcaGCACTCCTCCCTCgtgtgtgaacctgctttcttTCACCACCTCAACACCCCTGACATATTTAGCAG GCTCAGATTGGGTTGTTCCAGCACGGTgcaggaagtcagccatttgTTTCCTTCTTACAGCCCATGGGGGCGTCTATGTGGCCTCCAGCAGGAGCCTCTGCTCTTCAGCTGCGCTGGATCTGACTCTTCACATCGCAGACTATGTCCTTGTAGAAGTCACCATGAATAA
- the LOC124875386 gene encoding alpha-1,6-mannosylglycoprotein 6-beta-N-acetylglucosaminyltransferase B-like isoform X1, producing MRVALRPRSGFLVLCLCLSVATLLLQSLWVPLEMTRGEAAAAAGRSPEQSDDPRLHRLAVRLEALNTQVQRLSSKTRLNRNDFSLLLQSFRQDQQGLAHLVERELQKVSQRLDRLALHHHHHHQASTSTPHMYIGPYNSKGLNKKCEVPTDPAYPVCAEKVEFLRAWWQSDPCYAFYGVDGSTCSILVYLSQMEDFCPAQPGENHTAVPWHHKTPSYTKKAMIRDTLSPLYEVISNSSSPAVKFIQSRVERMSERWTWAGKKMKQSRIKTVTPQMKVLLYLGALVGSVGQRFEATIDRGGPLGELVQWADLSACLTILGHNLTFSTSQHQLHSLIGAAPGQGSCPIQRPLTFDLIYTDYHGLAHLHRAMGLAFQHYQCRFRILDSFGTEPAFNLASYAHIRGYKTLWGSWGLQPLQYMTMFPHTPDNSFLGFVSEEVVKKEVRDGGLKPESYKKDRIAVVYGKQEYMWQGKSEYVEVISKELEIHGTVYQPPGQTSSLPSFVKNHGLLSQENFLQLLRRAKVFVGLGFPYEGPAPFEAISLGCVFLQPRFDPPHSSHNNDFYKGKPTTRQITSQHPYAEQFIAKPYVWTVDMTNRTDIREAVKSILKTKGGRGASAYLQQSWGKRQGTPWTGHQSVTHSNPGPSCCRVKPFTPLEFTCLGMLERVRNYITHQNFCGKSVATWPPESALRVHLGPLGESCVDVCQHSSLVCEPAFFHHLNTPDIFSRLRLGCSSTVQEVSHLFPSYSPWGRLCGLQQEPLLFSCAGSDSSHRRLCPCRSHHE from the exons ATGCGTGTTGCACTGCGGCCTCGTAG TGGCTTCTTGGTGCTATGTCTGTGCTTGTCTGTGGCCaccctgctgctgcagagcctcTGGGTGCCACTTGAGATGACCAGGggtgaagctgctgctgctgctgggagaTCTCCTGAACAga GTGATGATCCTCGCCTCCACAGGCTGGCTGTTCGATTGGAGGCCTTGAACACTCAGGTGCAGAGACTGAGCAGTAAGACCCGGCTGAACAGGAATGATTTCAGTTTACTGCTGCAGAG CTTCAGACAAGACCAGCAGGGATTGGCTCACCTGGTAGAGAGGGAGCTGCAGAAAGTATCTCAGAGACTCGATCGGCTCGcccttcatcatcatcaccaccatCAGGCTTCCACATCGACTCCACACATGTACATCGGACCTTATAACAGTAAAG GACTTAATAAGAAGTGTGAGGTGCCAACAGATCCAGCCTATCCAGTGTGTGCCGAGAAGGTGGAG TTCCTGAGGGCATGGTGGCAATCAGACCCCTGTTATGCATTTTATGGGGTGGATGGCTCCACCTGCTCCATATTGGTGTATCTTAGTCAGATGGAAGACTTTTGTCCAGCCCAACCTGGAGAGAACCACACAGCAGTGCCGTGGCATCACAAAACTCCTTCCTATACGAAGAAG GCTATGATACGTGATACTTTAAGCCCGCTGTACGAGGTaatcagcaacagcagcagtcCGGCAGTAAAGTTCATCCAATCCAGAGTGGAGAGGATGTCTGAAAGGTGGACCTGGGctgggaaaaaaatgaaacagagcAGAATCAAGACAGTCACACCTCAGATGAAG GTGCTGCTTTATCTCGGTGCCCTGGTCGGCAGTGTTGGCCAGCGTTTTGAAGCAACAATAGACAGAGGTGGTCCTCTTGGAGAACTGGTCCAGTGGGCTGACCTCAGTGCCTGCCTGACCATCTTGGGACATAACCTGACCTTCAGCACTTCACAGCATCAACTCCACAG CCTGATAGGCGCTGCTCCGGGTCAGGGCAGCTGTCCTATCCAGAGACCTCTCACCTTTGACCTCATCTATACAGACTACCATGGGCTTGCTCACCTCCATAGAGCTATGGGACTGGCTTTCCAACATTACCA GTGTCGTTTCAGGATCCTGGATTCATTTGGCACAGAACCAGCCTTTAACTTGGCAAGTTATGCACATATTCGTGGATATAAAACCCTGTGGGGTAGCTGGGGTCTCCAACCTTTGCAGTATATGACAATGTTCC CTCATACCCCTGATAACTCCTTCCTGGGCTTTGTTAGTGAAGAGGTGGTGAAGAAGGAGGTGAGGGATGGCGGGCTCAAGCCAGAGAGCTACAAGAAAGACAGGATAGCAGTGGTCTATGGCAAACAGGAATACATGTGGCAG GGTAAATCTGAATATGTGGAGGTGATCAGCAAGGAACTGGAGATTCATGGCACAGTTTACCAACCTCCAGGACAGACTTCTAGTCTACCCAGTTTCGTCAAAAACCACGGACTTTTGTCTCAGGAAAACTTCCTGCAGCTTCTCCGCAGAGCAAAG GTGTTTGTAGGTCTTGGATTTCCCTATGAGGGTCCTGCTCCTTTTGAGGCAATATCTCTGGGCTGTGTGTTTCTGCAGCCACGGTTTGACCCTCCACACTCATCCCACAACAACGACTTCTACAAAGGCAAGCCCACTACAAGACAG ATTACTTCCCAGCATCCTTATGCTGAGCAGTTCATCGCTAAACCATATGTGTGGACTGTGGACATGACCAACAGGACGGACATTAGGGAAGCAGTCAAGTCGATTCTAAAAACTAAG GGTGGCAGGGGGGCTagcgcctatctccagcagtcatggggcaagaggcagggtacaccctggacaggccacCAGTCCGTCACCCATTCAaaccctggaccttcttgctgcagg GTGAAGCCTTTCACTCCTCTAGAGTTCACTTGCTTGGGAATGTTGGAGCGAGTACGTAATTACATCACTCACCAG AACTTCTGTGGTAAATCTGTCGCTACATGGCCTCCAGAAAGTGCTCTGAGGGTTCATCTGGGTCCACTGGGTGAGtcctgtgtggatgtgtgtcaGCACTCCTCCCTCgtgtgtgaacctgctttcttTCACCACCTCAACACCCCTGACATATTTAGCAG GCTCAGATTGGGTTGTTCCAGCACGGTgcaggaagtcagccatttgTTTCCTTCTTACAGCCCATGGGGGCGTCTATGTGGCCTCCAGCAGGAGCCTCTGCTCTTCAGCTGCGCTGGATCTGACTCTTCACATCGCAGACTATGTCCTTGTAGAAGTCACCATGAATAA
- the LOC124875386 gene encoding alpha-1,6-mannosylglycoprotein 6-beta-N-acetylglucosaminyltransferase B-like isoform X4: protein MYIGPYNSKGLNKKCEVPTDPAYPVCAEKVEFLRAWWQSDPCYAFYGVDGSTCSILVYLSQMEDFCPAQPGENHTAVPWHHKTPSYTKKAMIRDTLSPLYEVISNSSSPAVKFIQSRVERMSERWTWAGKKMKQSRIKTVTPQMKVLLYLGALVGSVGQRFEATIDRGGPLGELVQWADLSACLTILGHNLTFSTSQHQLHSLIGAAPGQGSCPIQRPLTFDLIYTDYHGLAHLHRAMGLAFQHYQCRFRILDSFGTEPAFNLASYAHIRGYKTLWGSWGLQPLQYMTMFPHTPDNSFLGFVSEEVVKKEVRDGGLKPESYKKDRIAVVYGKQEYMWQGKSEYVEVISKELEIHGTVYQPPGQTSSLPSFVKNHGLLSQENFLQLLRRAKVFVGLGFPYEGPAPFEAISLGCVFLQPRFDPPHSSHNNDFYKGKPTTRQITSQHPYAEQFIAKPYVWTVDMTNRTDIREAVKSILKTKGGRGASAYLQQSWGKRQGTPWTGHQSVTHSNPGPSCCRVKPFTPLEFTCLGMLERVRNYITHQNFCGKSVATWPPESALRVHLGPLGESCVDVCQHSSLVCEPAFFHHLNTPDIFSRLRLGCSSTVQEVSHLFPSYSPWGRLCGLQQEPLLFSCAGSDSSHRRLCPCRSHHE, encoded by the exons ATGTACATCGGACCTTATAACAGTAAAG GACTTAATAAGAAGTGTGAGGTGCCAACAGATCCAGCCTATCCAGTGTGTGCCGAGAAGGTGGAG TTCCTGAGGGCATGGTGGCAATCAGACCCCTGTTATGCATTTTATGGGGTGGATGGCTCCACCTGCTCCATATTGGTGTATCTTAGTCAGATGGAAGACTTTTGTCCAGCCCAACCTGGAGAGAACCACACAGCAGTGCCGTGGCATCACAAAACTCCTTCCTATACGAAGAAG GCTATGATACGTGATACTTTAAGCCCGCTGTACGAGGTaatcagcaacagcagcagtcCGGCAGTAAAGTTCATCCAATCCAGAGTGGAGAGGATGTCTGAAAGGTGGACCTGGGctgggaaaaaaatgaaacagagcAGAATCAAGACAGTCACACCTCAGATGAAG GTGCTGCTTTATCTCGGTGCCCTGGTCGGCAGTGTTGGCCAGCGTTTTGAAGCAACAATAGACAGAGGTGGTCCTCTTGGAGAACTGGTCCAGTGGGCTGACCTCAGTGCCTGCCTGACCATCTTGGGACATAACCTGACCTTCAGCACTTCACAGCATCAACTCCACAG CCTGATAGGCGCTGCTCCGGGTCAGGGCAGCTGTCCTATCCAGAGACCTCTCACCTTTGACCTCATCTATACAGACTACCATGGGCTTGCTCACCTCCATAGAGCTATGGGACTGGCTTTCCAACATTACCA GTGTCGTTTCAGGATCCTGGATTCATTTGGCACAGAACCAGCCTTTAACTTGGCAAGTTATGCACATATTCGTGGATATAAAACCCTGTGGGGTAGCTGGGGTCTCCAACCTTTGCAGTATATGACAATGTTCC CTCATACCCCTGATAACTCCTTCCTGGGCTTTGTTAGTGAAGAGGTGGTGAAGAAGGAGGTGAGGGATGGCGGGCTCAAGCCAGAGAGCTACAAGAAAGACAGGATAGCAGTGGTCTATGGCAAACAGGAATACATGTGGCAG GGTAAATCTGAATATGTGGAGGTGATCAGCAAGGAACTGGAGATTCATGGCACAGTTTACCAACCTCCAGGACAGACTTCTAGTCTACCCAGTTTCGTCAAAAACCACGGACTTTTGTCTCAGGAAAACTTCCTGCAGCTTCTCCGCAGAGCAAAG GTGTTTGTAGGTCTTGGATTTCCCTATGAGGGTCCTGCTCCTTTTGAGGCAATATCTCTGGGCTGTGTGTTTCTGCAGCCACGGTTTGACCCTCCACACTCATCCCACAACAACGACTTCTACAAAGGCAAGCCCACTACAAGACAG ATTACTTCCCAGCATCCTTATGCTGAGCAGTTCATCGCTAAACCATATGTGTGGACTGTGGACATGACCAACAGGACGGACATTAGGGAAGCAGTCAAGTCGATTCTAAAAACTAAG GGTGGCAGGGGGGCTagcgcctatctccagcagtcatggggcaagaggcagggtacaccctggacaggccacCAGTCCGTCACCCATTCAaaccctggaccttcttgctgcagg GTGAAGCCTTTCACTCCTCTAGAGTTCACTTGCTTGGGAATGTTGGAGCGAGTACGTAATTACATCACTCACCAG AACTTCTGTGGTAAATCTGTCGCTACATGGCCTCCAGAAAGTGCTCTGAGGGTTCATCTGGGTCCACTGGGTGAGtcctgtgtggatgtgtgtcaGCACTCCTCCCTCgtgtgtgaacctgctttcttTCACCACCTCAACACCCCTGACATATTTAGCAG GCTCAGATTGGGTTGTTCCAGCACGGTgcaggaagtcagccatttgTTTCCTTCTTACAGCCCATGGGGGCGTCTATGTGGCCTCCAGCAGGAGCCTCTGCTCTTCAGCTGCGCTGGATCTGACTCTTCACATCGCAGACTATGTCCTTGTAGAAGTCACCATGAATAA